The following coding sequences lie in one Candidatus Hydrogenedentota bacterium genomic window:
- a CDS encoding GDP-mannose 4,6-dehydratase, with amino-acid sequence MAKLLITGAAGFIGSTLVDRLLARGDTVVGLDNFNDYYDPAIKRSNLEKALKRKEFFLHELDVCDETPFMALVDGERPDVIVHLAARAGVRPSLQNPNLYHRVNVIGSQHVLDACREFKPSHLVFASSSSVYGGCTEVPFDEENPVSRPISPYAATKRMNELMGHVYSHTYGLNVTMLRFFTVYGPRQRPDMAIHKFTRLIDEGKPVPRFGDGSTRRDYTYIDDCIDGVIKAIDTPFRYEIFNLGENRTTRLQELIELIAKHVGKAPVIDAQPMQPGDVTITCANIDKARRMLGYNPQTGMDEGIRRFVAWYRERKMPTRQGV; translated from the coding sequence ATGGCGAAATTGCTGATCACGGGGGCTGCGGGGTTCATTGGTTCCACGCTGGTTGACCGCCTGTTGGCGCGGGGGGATACGGTCGTGGGGCTGGACAATTTCAACGACTATTACGACCCCGCCATCAAACGGTCAAACCTCGAGAAGGCGCTGAAACGCAAGGAGTTCTTCCTGCACGAGCTCGACGTTTGCGACGAGACGCCTTTCATGGCGCTGGTGGATGGTGAGCGCCCGGACGTCATCGTACACCTGGCGGCGCGGGCGGGGGTGCGCCCGTCGTTGCAGAACCCCAACCTCTATCACCGCGTGAACGTCATCGGATCGCAGCATGTCCTGGATGCGTGCCGCGAGTTCAAGCCGTCGCATCTGGTATTTGCGTCGAGTTCGTCGGTCTATGGGGGGTGCACGGAAGTGCCGTTCGACGAAGAGAACCCTGTTTCGCGGCCGATCAGCCCCTATGCCGCCACCAAACGCATGAACGAGCTCATGGGCCACGTGTACAGCCACACCTACGGACTGAACGTCACTATGTTGCGGTTCTTCACGGTCTATGGTCCGCGCCAGCGGCCGGACATGGCCATCCACAAGTTCACCCGGCTTATCGACGAAGGCAAGCCGGTCCCCCGCTTTGGTGACGGGTCCACTCGGCGTGATTACACCTATATCGATGATTGTATCGACGGCGTGATCAAGGCGATCGATACGCCCTTCCGCTACGAGATTTTCAATCTGGGCGAAAACCGCACTACGCGTTTGCAGGAGCTGATCGAGCTGATCGCGAAACACGTAGGCAAGGCGCCGGTCATCGATGCGCAGCCCATGCAGCCCGGCGACGTGACCATCACCTGCGCCAACATCGATAAAGCCCGCCGCATGCTCGGCTACAACCCGCAAACCGGCATGGACGAAGGCATCCGCCGGTTTGTCGCGTGGTATCGCGAGCGGAAGATGCCTACACGCCAGGGCGTGTGA
- a CDS encoding DegT/DnrJ/EryC1/StrS family aminotransferase, with translation MPDASSNYDPFKARAFVQTAGAALPKLDTWTQIGGDEVRMVAEMTRRNELSGGTPVVREFEEAWRKHIGSRFCVSVMNGTSALYSAYFGVGVGPGDEVICPVNTWICTIAPALLLGAKPVFCDIDPETLMLDPEDVKRKITDKTRCICAVHLWGNVCDMDALLAIGKQHGIPVLEDCSHAHGAVYRGKMCGAVGVAGCWSLQGSKAVSAGEGGVITTDDVDLFERACLVGQVNRIQGIDLVTERYTEHQPLGLGMKFRAHPLGIGIALVQMKKLDALNARRKAYIEAVEQGLKDIPCLRPITVYEGVQRGGYYGFPIIYDAEKLGGRPAGALLQAVNAQGLTATMTPYPNLHELPLFAKGFDIFTRNRGPLCASEGYKGYKPGDFPNAELAAQRTLFLPRLSQPVDNAAEIVLDALKRAIAQCQ, from the coding sequence ATGCCCGACGCATCATCGAACTACGATCCGTTCAAGGCGCGCGCGTTTGTCCAGACGGCAGGGGCAGCCCTGCCCAAACTCGATACGTGGACCCAGATCGGCGGCGACGAGGTACGGATGGTTGCCGAGATGACCCGGCGAAACGAATTGTCGGGAGGCACGCCCGTCGTGCGCGAGTTCGAAGAAGCGTGGCGGAAACACATCGGCAGCCGCTTCTGCGTATCGGTCATGAACGGCACTTCCGCGCTGTACTCGGCGTATTTCGGCGTGGGGGTGGGTCCCGGCGACGAAGTCATCTGTCCCGTCAACACGTGGATCTGCACCATTGCGCCGGCCCTGCTGCTGGGCGCAAAACCCGTCTTCTGCGATATCGATCCGGAAACGCTCATGCTCGATCCCGAAGACGTCAAACGGAAGATCACGGACAAGACCCGCTGCATCTGCGCCGTGCATCTATGGGGAAACGTGTGCGACATGGACGCCCTCCTCGCCATTGGCAAACAACACGGGATCCCCGTCCTCGAGGACTGCTCGCATGCTCATGGCGCCGTTTATAGGGGGAAAATGTGCGGGGCTGTCGGCGTCGCGGGATGCTGGAGCCTCCAGGGCTCGAAAGCCGTGAGCGCGGGCGAAGGCGGCGTCATCACCACCGACGACGTGGACCTGTTCGAGCGCGCCTGTCTTGTCGGGCAGGTAAACCGCATCCAGGGCATCGACCTGGTCACCGAGAGGTATACCGAACACCAGCCGCTGGGCCTGGGCATGAAATTCCGCGCCCATCCGCTCGGCATCGGGATCGCCCTGGTGCAGATGAAAAAGCTGGACGCCCTGAATGCCCGCCGCAAGGCGTATATCGAGGCCGTCGAGCAGGGATTGAAGGACATACCGTGTTTGCGGCCAATAACCGTGTACGAGGGGGTCCAGCGCGGCGGCTATTACGGATTTCCCATTATCTACGATGCGGAAAAACTGGGTGGCAGGCCAGCGGGCGCGCTTCTGCAAGCCGTCAACGCTCAGGGCCTCACCGCGACCATGACGCCCTACCCCAATCTGCACGAACTGCCGCTTTTCGCGAAGGGCTTCGACATCTTCACGCGCAACCGCGGCCCGCTTTGCGCGAGCGAAGGCTACAAAGGCTACAAGCCCGGCGACTTTCCCAACGCGGAACTGGCCGCCCAACGCACCTTGTTTCTGCCGCGGCTGAGTCAACCCGTCGACAACGCGGCGGAGATTGTCCTCGACGCTCTCAAACGCGCCATCGCGCAGTGTCAGTGA
- a CDS encoding nucleoside transporter C-terminal domain-containing protein has product MILRFVSLLGLFVMLLLAWALSERRREAPWRLVLWGTGLQFVIGAVMLPAGAKGVAFAWAGKVTDVLAAASLEGAGFVFGELAKDPSYNALLAFQALPVIIFVSALSGVLYHFHIIQGAVRIATWLMRRTLKTSGAETLGTALLVLMGIEAMATIRQYIKDMTRSELCTVMTAFMATIAGSVMVVYAGFGAEPGHLLTASLMSAPAAIVVSKLMVPETEQPATAGYVRVQMPVETHNFVDAAAQGTSLGLSLALNVGAMLIAFLGLVYLADLLLGAVAGVSFKEVVGWLFQPFAVVMGAPLSDAKTLGQLLGTKTVLNEFIAYMQLESAEGLSERGRMIATYALCGFANPGSLGILIAGMTSLAPERRKDIVELGFRAFAGGTLACFITACVAGVLLYD; this is encoded by the coding sequence ATGATTCTCAGGTTTGTGAGCCTTTTGGGCCTTTTCGTGATGCTGTTGCTGGCGTGGGCGTTGTCCGAACGGCGGCGGGAGGCGCCCTGGCGTCTTGTGTTGTGGGGCACCGGGCTGCAGTTCGTCATCGGGGCGGTGATGCTGCCTGCGGGGGCGAAGGGCGTTGCGTTCGCCTGGGCCGGGAAGGTGACCGACGTGCTGGCCGCGGCGTCGCTCGAAGGGGCGGGATTCGTGTTCGGCGAGCTGGCCAAGGACCCCTCTTACAACGCGCTGCTCGCGTTTCAGGCGTTGCCCGTCATCATTTTCGTGTCGGCGCTCTCGGGCGTTCTGTACCACTTCCACATCATCCAGGGGGCGGTGCGGATCGCGACATGGCTTATGCGCCGCACACTGAAGACGTCCGGCGCGGAAACCCTTGGCACGGCCTTGCTGGTCCTGATGGGCATCGAGGCCATGGCAACCATCCGCCAGTACATAAAGGATATGACGCGGTCCGAGCTGTGCACCGTCATGACCGCGTTTATGGCGACCATTGCGGGGAGCGTCATGGTGGTGTATGCCGGATTCGGCGCGGAGCCGGGCCACCTGTTGACGGCTTCCCTGATGAGCGCGCCAGCCGCCATCGTGGTCTCGAAGCTCATGGTTCCCGAGACCGAACAGCCGGCGACCGCAGGCTATGTGCGCGTGCAAATGCCCGTCGAAACCCACAATTTCGTGGACGCGGCGGCCCAGGGGACGTCGCTGGGCCTGTCCCTCGCATTGAATGTGGGGGCGATGCTGATTGCGTTCCTGGGATTGGTCTATCTGGCGGATCTGCTGCTTGGCGCGGTCGCGGGCGTCAGCTTCAAGGAGGTCGTGGGCTGGCTATTTCAGCCTTTCGCGGTGGTGATGGGGGCGCCGCTGTCCGATGCGAAAACGCTCGGTCAATTGCTGGGAACAAAGACGGTTCTCAACGAGTTTATCGCATATATGCAACTCGAGAGCGCGGAGGGTTTGAGCGAACGGGGGCGAATGATTGCCACCTACGCCCTCTGCGGTTTCGCGAATCCGGGCAGTTTAGGTATTTTGATAGCGGGAATGACCAGTCTCGCCCCGGAACGCCGGAAAGACATCGTTGAACTGGGATTTCGGGCGTTTGCCGGCGGCACGTTGGCCTGTTTCATCACCGCATGCGTGGCCGGAGTGCTCCTCTATGACTGA
- the thiD gene encoding bifunctional hydroxymethylpyrimidine kinase/phosphomethylpyrimidine kinase — translation MTESVIPRVLTIAGSDSGGGAGIEADLKTFTALRVFGMAAITSVTAQNTLGVTGVHDLPPEFVAEQIDDVAQDIGVDAAKTGMLSSAAIAEAVADSVARNKIAKLVVDPVMVAKSGDPLLRESAQQAVRERILPLAYVVTPNVPEAEVLAGAPIASPEAVEEAARRIHGLGARFVLVKGGHMAGSEAVDYLFDGETVTTFSARRIPTKNTHGTGCTYSAAIAAYLAKGRPVTEAVRLAKDYLSGAIKHSFPLGSGHGPLNHFWQANG, via the coding sequence ATGACTGAGAGCGTGATTCCACGAGTACTGACCATTGCCGGGAGCGACAGCGGGGGGGGCGCGGGGATCGAAGCCGATCTCAAGACGTTTACCGCCCTGCGGGTATTCGGGATGGCGGCCATTACGTCGGTCACGGCCCAGAACACCCTCGGCGTGACCGGGGTGCACGATCTGCCGCCCGAGTTTGTCGCGGAGCAAATTGACGACGTCGCCCAGGACATCGGCGTCGATGCGGCCAAGACGGGCATGTTGTCCAGCGCCGCGATTGCCGAAGCCGTGGCGGACAGCGTGGCCCGGAACAAGATCGCCAAACTGGTGGTCGATCCCGTGATGGTAGCCAAGAGCGGGGACCCTCTGTTGCGGGAATCGGCACAGCAGGCCGTGCGCGAACGGATCCTGCCGCTGGCCTACGTTGTAACGCCCAATGTGCCCGAAGCGGAAGTGCTGGCCGGGGCGCCGATAGCCAGCCCGGAGGCCGTCGAAGAAGCGGCAAGGAGGATTCACGGTCTGGGCGCCCGGTTCGTGCTGGTCAAAGGCGGCCACATGGCGGGCAGCGAAGCCGTTGACTATCTTTTCGATGGAGAGACCGTCACGACCTTCTCGGCGCGGCGTATCCCCACGAAGAACACCCACGGTACGGGATGCACCTACTCGGCAGCCATCGCGGCGTATCTCGCCAAAGGACGCCCGGTCACCGAGGCGGTGCGGCTGGCAAAAGACTACCTTTCCGGGGCGATAAAACACAGCTTTCCGCTCGGGTCGGGCCATGGCCCGCTCAATCATTTCTGGCAGGCGAACGGATAG
- a CDS encoding DUF1080 domain-containing protein: MKIHGLFLHAVVWGICLVAAATAAVAAEEEKAEEKWVSLFNGKNLDGWTPKIAKHECGDNFANTFRVEDGVLKVGYDGYGQFDGQFGHLFYKDPFSSYRLRVEYRFVGEQAPGGADWAWRNSGIMIHGQTPQSMAKDQSFPVSIEVQLLGGRGSGERTTGNLCTPGTHVVIDGKLEKKHCINSTSKTYDGDQWVTAEVEVRGNTIKHIINGETVLTYTDPQLDDGDADARKLLDAGQNKMLTGGTISLQSESHPIEFRKVEILKLDK; this comes from the coding sequence ATGAAGATTCACGGGCTGTTTCTCCATGCCGTCGTGTGGGGGATTTGTCTGGTGGCCGCCGCTACGGCGGCTGTTGCCGCGGAAGAAGAAAAGGCCGAAGAAAAATGGGTCAGCCTTTTCAACGGCAAGAACCTTGACGGATGGACTCCGAAAATCGCCAAGCACGAGTGCGGCGACAACTTTGCCAACACGTTCCGGGTGGAAGACGGCGTCCTCAAGGTAGGCTACGACGGATACGGGCAGTTCGACGGGCAGTTCGGCCATTTGTTCTATAAAGACCCATTCTCGAGCTACCGGTTGCGGGTAGAGTACCGGTTTGTGGGCGAACAGGCTCCGGGTGGGGCCGACTGGGCTTGGCGCAACAGCGGCATCATGATCCACGGCCAAACGCCCCAAAGCATGGCCAAGGACCAGAGTTTCCCGGTCTCGATCGAAGTGCAGCTGCTCGGTGGCAGGGGCTCGGGCGAGCGGACCACCGGCAATCTGTGCACGCCCGGCACGCACGTCGTGATTGACGGCAAGCTCGAGAAGAAACACTGCATCAACTCAACGTCCAAGACCTACGACGGCGATCAGTGGGTGACCGCCGAGGTCGAGGTGCGCGGCAACACCATAAAGCACATCATCAACGGCGAAACGGTCCTCACGTACACCGACCCGCAATTGGATGACGGCGATGCGGACGCCAGGAAGCTCCTCGATGCGGGACAGAACAAGATGCTCACGGGCGGCACGATCTCATTGCAGTCCGAAAGCCATCCCATCGAATTCCGCAAGGTGGAAATCCTTAAACTCGACAAATGA
- a CDS encoding alpha-L-arabinofuranosidase C-terminal domain-containing protein: MRTNRYLPKAVFMLLFTWATASPVLGASPGNAPLGNSDGLEAAEQPVRVTVTPEELVSEPINPMIYGNFIESGFGRQVDGMWSEMLFNRSFEEVTPLKESVWGWLNRKPEDDLAAEDWWHSGYEEPQWYVAPGNPEAHLNYSEYWDFHHGLRAASLNNRNNTSKATLAQDGLCLRPGITYRFSGYLRHGEIADRDVPPIDVTVGLYKEAQTGDSLVSGTLRGVAGPWQRYECELANGGFEGRATLGITVPPGANVSLDGLSLMPLDHVHGWRRDVAGALKQVRPRILRWPGGCFASFYHWRDGIGPAHERRPRESTYWGGLENNDVGTAEFVSLCREIGAEPFICANVMTGSPAEAAEWVAYCNASAEHPMGALRAQQGYPEPFGVTYWELDNETYREYGALEYAQRCAEFAQAMKAAGPGIKLVMVGYWRFHAFLPEMLEIAGPHIDFVTDRELDEGYLRGVLETLRAYNAKSGRNIRLCNTEWLAPSEDVPVVLDTAEQASGGLKATLQNRQIRWRYAMNAAKQLLVFQRLGGEFVFANFNNLANTWGQNVIECPKEGCYLSATGRVFELFSACPAAWPLRLESGVADSGVVTQAAWDAPRERLILIALNYRREKTEIRWDLSQLPIDAAGATVTVLSAPSAASFNTLENPDAVEKSEKKAKLAGHTMSFTLPPNSVVMAVIG, translated from the coding sequence ATGCGTACTAACCGTTACCTGCCAAAGGCAGTCTTCATGCTGCTGTTCACCTGGGCAACAGCCAGCCCGGTTCTCGGAGCTTCCCCCGGCAACGCGCCGCTCGGCAATTCCGACGGCCTCGAGGCAGCGGAACAGCCGGTGCGCGTCACCGTGACGCCCGAGGAACTCGTTTCCGAGCCCATCAACCCGATGATCTACGGCAATTTCATCGAGAGCGGATTCGGCCGCCAGGTGGACGGCATGTGGTCGGAGATGTTGTTCAATCGCAGCTTCGAGGAGGTTACGCCTCTCAAGGAGTCTGTTTGGGGATGGCTGAACCGCAAGCCCGAAGACGACCTCGCCGCCGAGGACTGGTGGCACTCGGGTTACGAGGAGCCCCAATGGTACGTCGCTCCCGGCAATCCCGAGGCCCATTTGAACTACTCGGAGTACTGGGACTTCCATCACGGTTTGCGCGCCGCCAGTCTCAACAACCGCAACAATACCTCCAAGGCGACGCTCGCGCAGGACGGCCTCTGCCTGCGCCCGGGCATTACCTACCGTTTCAGCGGCTACCTGCGGCATGGCGAGATTGCGGACCGGGACGTGCCGCCCATAGACGTCACCGTGGGCTTGTACAAAGAGGCGCAGACCGGCGACTCGCTTGTCAGCGGGACCCTTCGCGGCGTCGCAGGCCCGTGGCAGCGTTATGAATGCGAGTTGGCCAACGGCGGTTTCGAGGGCAGGGCCACGTTGGGGATTACGGTCCCGCCCGGCGCGAACGTCTCTCTGGATGGACTCTCGTTGATGCCGCTGGACCACGTGCACGGCTGGCGCCGGGACGTGGCCGGGGCGCTCAAGCAGGTGCGCCCGCGCATCCTGCGCTGGCCCGGCGGCTGTTTTGCCTCGTTCTACCACTGGCGTGACGGTATTGGCCCCGCGCACGAGCGCCGTCCCCGCGAAAGCACCTACTGGGGCGGACTGGAAAACAACGATGTCGGCACCGCCGAATTCGTATCCCTCTGCCGCGAGATCGGCGCCGAGCCGTTCATCTGCGCCAACGTCATGACAGGCAGTCCTGCCGAAGCCGCGGAATGGGTCGCCTATTGCAACGCTTCCGCCGAACATCCCATGGGCGCGCTGCGCGCACAACAGGGCTACCCCGAACCGTTCGGCGTCACCTATTGGGAACTCGACAACGAGACCTATCGAGAATACGGCGCGCTCGAGTATGCCCAGCGCTGCGCCGAATTCGCCCAGGCCATGAAGGCCGCCGGCCCCGGCATCAAACTCGTCATGGTCGGATATTGGCGGTTTCATGCGTTTCTGCCCGAAATGCTCGAGATCGCCGGGCCCCATATCGACTTCGTAACCGACCGCGAACTCGACGAGGGCTATCTGCGCGGCGTTCTCGAAACCCTGCGCGCCTACAACGCCAAATCCGGACGCAACATCCGGTTGTGCAACACCGAATGGCTGGCCCCGAGCGAAGACGTGCCGGTTGTCCTGGACACCGCTGAACAGGCTTCCGGCGGCTTGAAAGCCACGCTCCAGAACCGGCAAATCCGCTGGCGGTACGCCATGAACGCCGCGAAGCAGCTTCTCGTGTTTCAACGCCTGGGCGGGGAGTTCGTCTTCGCCAACTTCAACAATCTTGCGAATACCTGGGGGCAGAACGTGATCGAATGCCCGAAAGAAGGCTGTTACCTGTCCGCGACGGGAAGGGTATTCGAATTGTTCTCGGCGTGTCCCGCCGCGTGGCCTCTCCGGCTCGAAAGCGGCGTCGCGGATTCCGGCGTCGTGACGCAGGCCGCGTGGGACGCCCCGCGCGAGCGGTTAATCCTCATCGCGCTCAACTACCGGCGCGAAAAAACCGAGATTCGCTGGGACCTGTCTCAACTGCCCATCGACGCTGCCGGGGCGACCGTCACGGTGCTTTCCGCGCCTTCCGCCGCATCGTTCAATACCCTCGAGAACCCCGACGCCGTTGAAAAGAGCGAGAAGAAGGCCAAGCTTGCAGGACACACCATGTCCTTCACTCTGCCTCCAAACAGCGTAGTGATGGCGGTGATAGGATGA
- a CDS encoding DUF2089 domain-containing protein, protein MPKRIVSQCPVCDSAMGIARLRCSECGTTIDTQLGIPPFFALPEDLQHFVQVFLRCRGNIREAEKALGISYPTVCKRLELVNEILASVLEPLDRNQVLERLERGEITAKEAVRLLRGRS, encoded by the coding sequence ATGCCTAAAAGAATCGTCTCACAGTGTCCGGTTTGCGATAGTGCGATGGGAATCGCCCGGTTGCGCTGCTCGGAGTGCGGCACGACCATTGACACGCAACTGGGGATCCCCCCCTTCTTCGCGCTGCCGGAAGACCTTCAGCACTTCGTGCAGGTGTTTCTGCGGTGCAGGGGCAACATTCGCGAAGCGGAGAAGGCTTTAGGGATCTCCTATCCGACGGTCTGCAAGCGGTTGGAGCTGGTGAATGAGATACTCGCCAGCGTCCTGGAGCCCCTTGACCGGAATCAGGTGCTGGAGCGGTTGGAGCGCGGGGAGATCACGGCAAAAGAGGCGGTGCGGCTTTTGCGAGGGAGGTCATGA